A stretch of Myxococcus hansupus DNA encodes these proteins:
- a CDS encoding YciI family protein has product MKYLLMIYENEKAFESLPEADIQRVMGEYATFTEALHTSGNFIAGEELEPTAAATTVRIRDGKRLTTDGPFAETREQLGGFYLVDARDLDEAIGIASRIPSARHGSIEVRPVREFTPPEA; this is encoded by the coding sequence ATGAAGTACCTGTTGATGATCTACGAGAACGAGAAGGCCTTCGAGTCACTGCCCGAGGCCGACATCCAGCGGGTGATGGGGGAGTACGCCACCTTCACCGAGGCCCTCCACACGAGCGGCAACTTCATCGCGGGCGAGGAGCTGGAGCCCACCGCGGCGGCCACCACCGTGCGCATCCGTGACGGCAAGCGCCTGACGACGGACGGCCCCTTCGCCGAGACGCGCGAGCAGTTGGGTGGCTTCTACCTCGTGGACGCGCGGGACCTGGACGAGGCCATTGGCATCGCTTCCCGCATCCCGAGCGCGCGCCATGGCTCCATCGAGGTGCGGCCCGTGCGGGAGTTCACCCCGCCCGAGGCCTGA
- a CDS encoding transcriptional regulator — protein sequence MSAPVPPARGSTVRGALEAALASAPEGGLTAKDLSALVGISEKDVAGHLEHLEKSLKAQGSRLELLPATCLACGFTFKERRRFTRPGACPECRATRIDPPAFRVTR from the coding sequence GTGAGCGCTCCCGTCCCTCCGGCGCGCGGCAGCACCGTGCGCGGCGCGCTGGAGGCGGCGCTGGCCTCGGCCCCGGAAGGCGGCCTGACGGCCAAGGACCTCTCCGCGTTGGTGGGCATCTCCGAAAAGGACGTGGCGGGGCACCTGGAGCACCTGGAGAAGTCGCTCAAGGCGCAGGGCTCTCGTCTGGAGCTGCTGCCCGCCACCTGTCTGGCGTGTGGCTTCACCTTCAAGGAGCGCAGGCGCTTCACGCGGCCCGGAGCCTGTCCGGAGTGCCGCGCCACGCGCATCGACCCGCCCGCCTTTCGCGTCACCCGCTGA
- a CDS encoding efflux RND transporter periplasmic adaptor subunit — protein MKPTWKPSAVRVIAAAGFATAALSLSACQKADASASPPAKPASVAPPAVKVVAARTVQAAPSEPVTGTLFPAQGLMVGFEVGGRLATVKVVRGQVVKKGDVLAQLDPEIADAQVAQAEAAVVAAEAASTMAADVAARNDKLQQQGGVSDLQNRTSSANAAQAQAQWMAAKAQLAQARAARRRHDLRAPFDGTLTDAPDQVGATVAPGTPLFKLERLDTLLLRTTVSEALRSRLTPGSRVRVESVGARVSTDEAEVRTILPSADPATRRVPVELSVPNADGRFVAHTLARAVLSLGEAQDAQVLPSTALSALNGDHVWVVNSGEVRRVDVQVLERRELGEVVVLAASPLDAVVDHPTPALSQGTRVSVK, from the coding sequence GTGAAACCCACCTGGAAGCCGTCCGCTGTCCGCGTGATTGCCGCCGCAGGCTTCGCCACCGCCGCGCTGTCGCTGAGCGCCTGCCAGAAGGCGGATGCCTCCGCGTCGCCGCCCGCGAAGCCGGCGTCCGTGGCCCCGCCCGCGGTGAAGGTCGTCGCCGCGCGCACCGTGCAGGCCGCGCCGAGCGAGCCCGTCACGGGCACGCTGTTCCCCGCGCAGGGGTTGATGGTGGGCTTCGAGGTGGGCGGTCGGCTGGCGACGGTGAAGGTGGTCCGGGGGCAGGTGGTGAAGAAGGGGGACGTGCTCGCGCAGCTCGACCCGGAGATCGCCGACGCGCAGGTGGCCCAGGCCGAGGCCGCGGTGGTCGCCGCCGAGGCCGCCTCCACCATGGCCGCCGACGTGGCCGCTCGCAACGACAAGCTCCAGCAGCAGGGCGGCGTGAGCGACCTGCAGAACCGCACCTCCAGCGCCAACGCCGCGCAGGCCCAGGCGCAGTGGATGGCCGCCAAGGCGCAGCTCGCGCAGGCGCGGGCGGCCCGGCGCCGGCATGACCTGCGCGCGCCCTTCGACGGCACCCTCACCGACGCGCCCGACCAGGTGGGCGCCACGGTGGCGCCGGGCACGCCGCTGTTCAAGCTGGAGCGTCTGGACACGCTGCTCTTGCGGACGACGGTGTCGGAGGCCCTGCGCTCGCGGCTGACGCCGGGCTCCCGCGTGCGCGTGGAGTCGGTGGGCGCGCGCGTCTCCACGGACGAGGCGGAGGTGCGCACCATCCTTCCGTCCGCGGACCCGGCCACGCGCCGCGTCCCGGTGGAGCTGTCCGTGCCCAACGCGGATGGCCGCTTCGTGGCGCACACCCTGGCGCGCGCCGTCCTCTCGTTGGGCGAGGCGCAGGATGCCCAGGTGCTGCCGAGCACCGCGCTGTCGGCCCTCAACGGAGACCACGTCTGGGTGGTGAACTCCGGCGAGGTGCGCCGCGTGGACGTGCAGGTGCTGGAGCGGCGCGAACTGGGGGAGGTGGTGGTGTTGGCCGCCTCGCCGCTGGATGCCGTCGTCGACCACCCCACGCCGGCCCTGTCGCAGGGGACCCGCGTCTCCGTGAAGTAG
- a CDS encoding RNA polymerase sigma factor yields MTDPATILERVHREDYGRLVATLIRALDGDFGAAEEVVQEAFAAALAQWPREGVPREPAAWLMRAARNKAVDRVRRGARLDARVGELEVVARIEQALAPLPDGAEWQAVPDDSLRLLFTCCHPALSSESQVALALRCLCGLTTEEIARAFLVSPATLAQRLVRAQRKIRTARIPYVVPAPDALAERTESVLHTLYLVFSEGYAATDGPELLRVDLCEEALRLARWARSLLPRDAEVASLRALMLLHHARRRARVAADGGLVLLDRQDRALWDQGQMAEGLTELEAALAMGARGAYTVQAAIAALHAQAPRAEDTDWAQIASLYERLCVLTPGPVVALNHAAAVAMARGPEHGLALVDDLEASGRLADYHLLPAARADLLRRLGRKEEAVEAYRRALAWVRTAPERHFLEARLRELGVE; encoded by the coding sequence ATGACGGACCCCGCCACCATTCTGGAAAGGGTGCACCGTGAGGACTACGGGCGCCTCGTGGCCACGCTCATTCGCGCGCTGGATGGCGACTTCGGCGCGGCCGAAGAAGTGGTGCAGGAGGCCTTCGCCGCGGCCCTGGCGCAGTGGCCGCGTGAAGGCGTGCCGCGTGAGCCCGCAGCGTGGCTGATGCGCGCGGCACGCAACAAGGCGGTGGACCGCGTGCGTCGCGGGGCGCGGCTGGATGCCCGCGTGGGCGAGCTGGAGGTGGTGGCGCGCATCGAGCAGGCGCTGGCACCGCTTCCCGATGGCGCGGAATGGCAGGCGGTGCCCGACGATTCGTTGCGGCTGCTCTTCACGTGCTGCCATCCCGCCCTGTCGAGTGAATCCCAGGTGGCGCTCGCGCTGCGCTGCCTGTGTGGCCTGACGACGGAGGAGATTGCCCGCGCGTTCCTCGTGTCTCCGGCCACGCTGGCCCAGCGACTGGTGCGCGCGCAGCGGAAGATTCGCACCGCGCGCATCCCCTATGTGGTGCCCGCGCCAGACGCGCTGGCCGAGCGCACCGAGAGCGTGCTGCACACGCTCTATCTCGTCTTCTCGGAGGGGTACGCGGCCACGGACGGGCCCGAGTTGCTCCGGGTGGACCTGTGTGAAGAGGCCCTGCGGCTGGCCCGGTGGGCGCGCTCGCTGTTGCCTCGCGACGCGGAGGTGGCGTCCCTGCGTGCCCTGATGTTGCTTCACCATGCGCGCCGCCGTGCGCGCGTCGCGGCGGACGGTGGACTGGTGCTGCTGGACCGGCAGGACCGCGCGCTGTGGGACCAGGGGCAGATGGCGGAGGGCCTTACGGAGCTGGAGGCCGCGCTCGCGATGGGGGCACGGGGCGCGTACACCGTGCAGGCGGCCATCGCGGCGCTGCACGCCCAGGCGCCGCGCGCGGAGGACACCGACTGGGCGCAGATTGCGTCGCTGTACGAGCGGCTCTGTGTGTTGACGCCCGGGCCCGTGGTGGCGCTCAACCACGCGGCGGCCGTGGCGATGGCGCGGGGGCCCGAGCATGGGCTCGCGTTGGTGGATGACTTGGAGGCCTCGGGGCGGTTGGCGGACTACCACCTGCTGCCCGCCGCGCGCGCGGACCTGCTGCGGCGCCTGGGACGCAAGGAAGAGGCCGTGGAGGCTTACCGGCGGGCGCTGGCGTGGGTCCGCACCGCGCCGGAGCGGCACTTCCTGGAGGCGCGGCTGCGCGAACTGGGCGTGGAGTGA
- a CDS encoding SRPBCC family protein — protein MKRDSHAQMLSSDTVRIERLLPGPIERVWAYLTEAEKRRLWLAGGVTETKVGGKVALEFRHAELSQDAGDPPSRHADMTRGHVNEGRVTACEPPHLFAYTWAENHGDPSEVRFELAERGEEVLLTVTHVRLDGRDSRRSVAGGWHTHLDLLVDRLRGQPSLNFWVTYERVHAEYLTRPGFE, from the coding sequence ATGAAACGTGACTCCCACGCCCAAATGCTGTCTTCCGACACCGTGCGCATCGAGCGTCTGCTGCCCGGGCCCATCGAGCGTGTCTGGGCCTACCTCACCGAGGCGGAGAAGCGCCGCTTGTGGCTCGCGGGTGGCGTCACCGAGACGAAGGTGGGCGGCAAGGTGGCGCTGGAGTTCCGCCATGCGGAGCTGTCACAGGACGCGGGCGACCCGCCGTCGCGCCACGCGGACATGACGCGGGGGCACGTCAACGAGGGCCGCGTGACGGCCTGCGAGCCGCCCCACCTGTTCGCCTATACCTGGGCGGAGAACCACGGAGACCCGTCGGAGGTCCGCTTCGAGCTGGCCGAGCGGGGTGAGGAGGTCCTGCTGACCGTCACCCACGTGCGTCTGGACGGCCGGGACTCGCGGCGCAGCGTGGCGGGCGGCTGGCACACGCACCTGGACCTGCTGGTGGACCGCCTGCGCGGGCAGCCTTCACTCAACTTCTGGGTCACGTACGAGCGGGTCCACGCGGAGTACCTCACGCGCCCGGGCTTCGAGTGA
- a CDS encoding DUF2378 family protein codes for MPEKLVFEHTLEGLFVRGLGARVTPVLRERLREVGVDLERKLQPAYSFDTWCSAVRVAARELHADVTDEVGYALLGERMVDGYRETVLGRAAFGVIQLLGPRRCVSRARQMFRSGNNYTETRLDDVSPSEVDLWMNEAGAIRYFTQGALRAGLRAVGATHAEVAVRAFTEEGVTYRLTWRNGREA; via the coding sequence ATGCCGGAGAAGCTCGTCTTCGAGCACACCTTGGAGGGCCTCTTCGTGCGAGGCCTGGGCGCGCGGGTGACCCCCGTGCTCCGCGAGCGGCTGCGGGAGGTGGGCGTGGACCTGGAGCGCAAGCTTCAGCCGGCCTACAGCTTCGACACGTGGTGCTCGGCGGTCCGGGTGGCCGCGCGCGAGCTGCACGCCGACGTCACGGACGAAGTGGGCTACGCGCTGCTCGGCGAGCGCATGGTGGACGGCTACCGCGAGACGGTGCTGGGCCGCGCCGCCTTCGGGGTGATTCAGTTGCTGGGCCCCCGCAGGTGCGTGAGCCGGGCGCGGCAGATGTTCCGCTCCGGCAACAACTACACGGAGACGCGGCTGGATGACGTGTCACCCAGCGAAGTGGACCTGTGGATGAACGAGGCCGGCGCCATCCGCTACTTCACCCAGGGCGCGCTGCGGGCCGGACTTCGGGCCGTGGGCGCAACCCATGCGGAGGTGGCGGTGCGCGCCTTCACCGAAGAAGGCGTCACCTACCGGCTCACGTGGCGCAACGGACGCGAGGCCTGA
- a CDS encoding SRPBCC family protein has product MTSTQDSKAAPVAKATMMIRRPAAEVFAAFVDPAITTKFWFSRGSEPLRPGGTAQWFWDCYGVSATVKVLDFEPGARLRIQWNDPPAVTFVEWTFTALSPERTYVRVVESGFHGDDKAVVASALDSTGGFNMVLAGAKAWLEHGLQLDLVPDHFPEDARHLG; this is encoded by the coding sequence ATGACCTCGACGCAGGATTCGAAGGCGGCACCGGTCGCGAAGGCCACGATGATGATTCGCCGTCCCGCGGCGGAGGTCTTCGCGGCGTTCGTGGATCCGGCCATCACCACGAAGTTCTGGTTCAGCCGAGGGAGTGAGCCGCTGCGTCCCGGTGGCACGGCGCAGTGGTTCTGGGACTGCTACGGCGTGTCGGCGACCGTGAAGGTGCTCGACTTCGAGCCCGGCGCGCGCCTGCGCATCCAGTGGAACGACCCGCCGGCGGTGACGTTCGTGGAGTGGACCTTCACCGCGCTGTCGCCGGAGCGCACCTATGTGCGCGTCGTCGAGTCTGGCTTCCACGGGGACGACAAGGCCGTGGTGGCGAGCGCGCTGGACAGCACCGGCGGCTTCAACATGGTGCTGGCGGGCGCCAAGGCCTGGCTGGAGCACGGCCTCCAGCTCGACCTCGTCCCGGACCACTTCCCCGAGGACGCGCGTCACCTGGGCTGA
- a CDS encoding SPW repeat domain-containing protein, with protein MDRGAAAGILSRPLLGRLPLRRWVPQDLHSLMDYKGGAATLAAGVLSGDPVAKSAGVALGATILGVSALTDYRLSLTKLIPIEAHEIADHAFGAAAILAPFVLGYAKRRPLVAAIHVVVGVTTILASLVTDYRCQTGMHLGGELATDPGAKGA; from the coding sequence ATGGACCGGGGCGCCGCCGCGGGCATCCTGTCCCGGCCGCTCCTGGGACGGTTGCCATTGCGCCGGTGGGTGCCCCAGGACCTGCACTCCCTCATGGACTACAAGGGCGGCGCGGCCACCCTCGCGGCGGGTGTGTTGTCCGGGGACCCCGTGGCAAAGTCCGCTGGCGTGGCCCTGGGCGCCACCATCCTGGGTGTGTCCGCGTTGACCGACTACCGCTTGAGCCTGACGAAGCTCATTCCCATTGAGGCGCATGAAATCGCGGACCATGCCTTTGGCGCCGCGGCCATCCTCGCGCCCTTCGTGCTGGGGTATGCGAAGCGACGCCCGCTGGTCGCCGCCATCCATGTGGTGGTGGGCGTGACGACGATTCTCGCGTCGCTGGTGACGGACTACCGGTGCCAGACGGGCATGCACCTGGGGGGTGAGCTGGCGACGGACCCGGGAGCGAAGGGCGCGTGA
- a CDS encoding DUF99 family protein — translation MRLPRFPRVIGFDDGPFARRPGAAVPLAGVVCAGTRFEGLVWGRVRRDGWNATEAVCRLLEGGKFLPQLHLVLLDGIAFGGFNVVDLPALAARLKRPCAAVMRRPPDLDAVERALRRLPRADARWARLKRAGPIHQLGGFTFQVQGAEPAWVAEALNLVTDRGNVPEALRLAHLIGSAVVTGESSQRA, via the coding sequence ATGCGATTGCCACGTTTTCCCAGAGTCATCGGTTTTGATGACGGTCCCTTCGCACGCCGGCCGGGCGCGGCGGTTCCGCTGGCGGGTGTCGTCTGCGCGGGCACGCGCTTCGAAGGACTCGTCTGGGGACGCGTGCGCCGGGACGGCTGGAATGCCACGGAAGCGGTGTGCCGGTTGCTGGAGGGCGGCAAGTTCCTGCCGCAGCTTCACCTGGTGTTGTTGGATGGCATTGCCTTTGGCGGCTTCAATGTCGTGGACCTGCCCGCCCTGGCCGCGCGGCTGAAACGCCCCTGCGCGGCGGTGATGCGGCGGCCACCGGACCTGGACGCCGTGGAGCGCGCGCTGCGGCGCCTGCCCCGGGCGGACGCGCGCTGGGCCAGGCTGAAGCGCGCGGGCCCCATCCACCAACTGGGAGGCTTCACCTTCCAGGTCCAAGGCGCCGAGCCCGCATGGGTGGCGGAGGCGCTGAACCTGGTGACGGACCGCGGCAACGTCCCCGAGGCGCTCCGGCTGGCGCATCTGATTGGCTCGGCCGTCGTCACCGGCGAAAGCAGCCAGCGCGCTTGA
- a CDS encoding aldo/keto reductase — MKYTHLGRSGLSVSRLCLGTMNFGWTAEEPESHAIMDAALDHGINFFDTANVYGFGENKGRTEQVIGNWFAQGGRRRERTVLATKLYGPMGEWPNEGKLSALNIRRALDASLKRLRTDYIDLYQFHHIDRETPWDEIWQAMEVAVAQGKVLYAGSSNFAGWHIAQAQAVAARRNFTGLVSEQSLYNLMARTVELEVIPSAQFHGVGLLPWSPLQGGLLGGVLRKEREGKRRLEGRVQDALEKHRDRIERYEAFAGELGHEPGDVALAWLLHQPAVTAPIIGPRTSAQLESAIRALDVTLDAKSLSRLDDIFPGHKPAPEDYAW; from the coding sequence ATGAAGTACACGCATCTGGGACGCTCGGGGCTGTCCGTCAGCCGGCTCTGCCTTGGCACGATGAACTTCGGCTGGACGGCCGAGGAGCCGGAGTCGCACGCCATCATGGATGCCGCGCTCGACCACGGCATCAACTTCTTCGACACCGCCAACGTCTACGGCTTCGGCGAGAACAAGGGCCGCACCGAGCAGGTCATCGGCAACTGGTTCGCACAGGGCGGCCGGCGCCGCGAACGCACCGTGCTCGCGACCAAGCTCTACGGCCCCATGGGCGAGTGGCCCAACGAGGGCAAGCTGTCCGCGCTCAACATCCGCCGCGCGCTGGACGCCAGCTTGAAGCGCCTGCGTACCGACTACATCGACCTCTACCAGTTCCACCACATCGACCGGGAGACGCCCTGGGACGAAATCTGGCAGGCCATGGAAGTGGCCGTCGCCCAGGGCAAGGTGCTCTACGCGGGCAGCAGCAACTTCGCGGGCTGGCACATCGCCCAAGCCCAGGCCGTGGCGGCGCGCCGCAACTTCACCGGGCTCGTCAGCGAGCAGTCGCTCTACAACCTGATGGCGCGCACCGTGGAATTGGAGGTCATTCCCTCCGCGCAGTTCCACGGCGTGGGCCTCCTCCCCTGGTCTCCGCTCCAAGGCGGACTCCTGGGCGGCGTGCTCCGCAAGGAACGCGAAGGCAAGCGCCGGCTCGAGGGACGCGTCCAGGACGCCCTGGAGAAGCACCGCGACCGCATCGAGCGTTACGAGGCTTTCGCCGGGGAACTCGGGCATGAGCCGGGAGACGTCGCGCTGGCGTGGCTGCTCCACCAGCCCGCGGTGACCGCGCCCATCATCGGGCCGCGGACCTCCGCGCAGCTCGAATCCGCCATCCGTGCGCTCGATGTCACACTTGATGCAAAATCCCTGTCACGCTTGGATGACATCTTCCCAGGCCATAAGCCCGCTCCCGAGGACTACGCCTGGTGA
- a CDS encoding cold-shock protein, whose amino-acid sequence MATGTVKWFNDAKGFGFIVQDGGGEDVFVHHSAINMDGFRTLQEGQKVEFEVGRGPKGLQAQNVRAA is encoded by the coding sequence ATGGCAACCGGTACCGTCAAGTGGTTCAACGATGCGAAGGGCTTCGGTTTCATCGTGCAGGACGGCGGCGGTGAGGACGTGTTCGTCCATCACAGCGCCATCAACATGGATGGCTTCCGCACCCTGCAGGAAGGCCAGAAGGTGGAGTTCGAAGTAGGCCGCGGCCCCAAGGGCCTGCAGGCGCAGAACGTTCGCGCGGCCTGA
- a CDS encoding efflux RND transporter permease subunit, with protein MLLSDVSIRRPVFTAMLSLCLVVLGLMGLGRLGTDLYPDVSFPVVVINTVYKGAGPGEIETQVVKPIEDAIAGISGVDKIHSFSRENVGLVIVQFKLSAPLDRAVQDVRDKVAGIASKLPQDADAPVVGRLDLSAMPILTYAVSADLPSQELRRLIDDRIKPALSQLEGAAEVRVTGGDTREVQIDIELDKARAAGVSPLGIAQRVAQENLDLPAGRLQLGASEMTVRSLGQFQNVDEIRNLPVARSATGAQVRLGEIASVTDGVAERRTLARLNGQDAIILEVVKQPGSNTVSVSEAVQRVMAEMAPAVGQGFQATLLIDQSDLIRENAHEVWVALIFGGAMAVLIILVFLLDVRGTFISSLALPTSVIGTFFVMYVLDYTLNQMTLLGLSLAIGLLIDDAVVVREAITHRLEKGEDPVSAASNGTKDVGLAVLATTLSLVAVFVPVAFMPGIVGQFFRQFGITISVAVLISLFISFTLDPMMSARLAKQRAPGEVRKENAVAAALRRFLDGTERVYESILRWVLSHKWTTMGLTVLLLVVSFGGASNLGVEFMPAEDRSQFFVDLTLPDSASLQETEARTADAEKLLRQIPEVTNIYAIVGKDGDVNKSRLRVLTLGKDARVKGIPVLKEEARALLEPGLIATRVNLSDPPVLEGMGDYYPIMVRITGPDLDRVNAEAERVAGILRDLQGTADVRVESNPPKPEMQVLIDRARASDVDLSAAALATQLRLAIGGDVVAKLREGTTETDIRVRLSEQDRATPERVRQLEVFTPNGLRPLTDVATVARKNGPSLIEHENRERQIAVYSQLGRGAALGDIARELKERVAAQPLPPGYALVYDGMMKNMDEQNDAFGAAFGLAFVFIYMVLASQFESYKHPLTIMASLPLALVGALLGLVVTGYHLSMGAMIGVILLMGLVTKNAILLIDGALQNLREGDSVDEALLKAGPRRLRPILMTSAAMAIAMVPTAVGTGTGSEFRAPMAIAVIGGVITSTFLTLLVVPVVFAGMERLGFKRRRPPSEGTPAVPLPDAEPKRGQAA; from the coding sequence ATGCTTCTCAGCGACGTCTCCATCCGCCGGCCGGTCTTCACCGCCATGCTGTCGCTGTGCCTCGTCGTGCTGGGCCTCATGGGCCTGGGCCGGCTGGGCACGGACCTCTACCCGGACGTGTCCTTCCCGGTGGTGGTCATCAACACCGTCTACAAGGGCGCCGGCCCGGGTGAAATCGAAACCCAGGTCGTCAAGCCCATCGAGGACGCCATCGCCGGCATCAGCGGCGTGGACAAGATCCACTCCTTCAGCCGGGAGAACGTGGGCCTCGTCATCGTGCAGTTCAAGCTGAGCGCGCCGTTGGACAGGGCCGTGCAGGACGTGCGCGACAAGGTGGCCGGCATCGCCAGCAAGCTGCCCCAGGACGCGGACGCGCCCGTGGTGGGCCGCCTGGACCTGAGCGCGATGCCCATCCTCACCTACGCCGTGTCCGCGGACCTGCCCTCGCAGGAGCTGCGCCGGCTCATCGACGACCGCATCAAGCCCGCGCTCTCGCAGTTGGAGGGCGCCGCCGAGGTGCGCGTCACCGGCGGTGACACCCGCGAGGTGCAAATCGACATCGAGCTGGACAAGGCGCGCGCCGCGGGCGTGTCGCCGCTGGGAATCGCGCAGCGCGTGGCGCAGGAGAACCTGGACCTGCCCGCGGGCCGGCTCCAGCTTGGCGCGTCCGAGATGACGGTGCGCTCGCTGGGCCAGTTCCAGAACGTGGACGAGATTCGCAACCTGCCGGTGGCGCGCAGCGCGACGGGCGCGCAGGTGCGCCTGGGGGAAATCGCCAGCGTCACCGACGGCGTGGCCGAGCGGCGCACTCTGGCGCGCCTCAACGGCCAGGACGCCATCATCCTGGAGGTCGTCAAGCAGCCGGGCTCCAACACCGTGTCCGTGAGCGAGGCGGTGCAGCGGGTGATGGCGGAGATGGCGCCGGCGGTGGGGCAGGGCTTCCAGGCCACGCTCCTCATCGACCAGTCGGACCTCATCCGGGAGAACGCGCACGAGGTCTGGGTGGCGCTCATCTTCGGCGGCGCCATGGCGGTGCTCATCATCCTCGTGTTCCTGCTGGACGTGCGCGGCACCTTCATCTCCTCGCTGGCGCTGCCCACCTCCGTCATTGGCACGTTCTTCGTGATGTACGTGCTGGACTACACGCTCAACCAGATGACGCTGCTGGGCCTGTCGCTGGCCATCGGTCTGCTCATCGACGACGCGGTGGTGGTGCGCGAGGCCATCACGCACCGGCTGGAGAAGGGCGAGGACCCGGTGAGCGCCGCGTCCAACGGCACGAAGGACGTGGGTCTGGCGGTGCTCGCCACCACGCTGTCCCTGGTGGCGGTGTTCGTGCCGGTGGCCTTCATGCCCGGCATCGTCGGCCAGTTCTTCCGCCAGTTCGGCATCACCATCTCCGTGGCGGTGCTCATCTCGCTGTTCATCTCCTTCACCCTGGACCCCATGATGTCGGCGCGGCTGGCGAAGCAGCGCGCGCCGGGGGAGGTCCGCAAGGAGAACGCGGTGGCCGCGGCGCTGCGCCGCTTCCTGGACGGCACCGAGCGCGTCTACGAGTCCATCCTCCGCTGGGTGCTGTCGCACAAGTGGACGACGATGGGCCTCACCGTGCTGCTGCTGGTGGTGTCCTTCGGCGGCGCCAGCAACCTGGGCGTGGAGTTCATGCCCGCCGAGGACCGCTCGCAGTTCTTCGTGGACCTGACGCTGCCGGACTCGGCCAGCCTCCAGGAGACGGAGGCCCGCACCGCGGACGCGGAGAAGCTCCTCCGCCAGATTCCGGAGGTGACGAACATCTACGCCATCGTCGGCAAGGACGGCGATGTGAACAAGTCCCGCCTGCGCGTGCTCACGCTGGGCAAGGACGCCCGCGTCAAGGGCATCCCCGTGCTGAAGGAGGAGGCGCGCGCGCTGCTGGAGCCGGGCCTGATTGCCACGCGGGTGAACCTGAGCGACCCGCCCGTGCTGGAGGGCATGGGCGACTACTACCCCATCATGGTCCGCATCACCGGGCCGGACCTGGACCGCGTCAACGCGGAGGCGGAGCGCGTGGCCGGCATCCTGAGGGATCTGCAGGGCACCGCGGACGTGCGCGTGGAGTCCAACCCGCCCAAGCCGGAGATGCAGGTGCTCATCGACCGGGCCCGCGCCAGCGACGTGGACCTGAGCGCGGCCGCGCTGGCCACCCAGCTCCGGCTGGCCATTGGCGGTGACGTGGTGGCGAAGCTGCGCGAGGGCACCACCGAGACGGACATCCGCGTGCGCCTGTCGGAGCAGGACCGCGCCACGCCGGAGCGCGTGCGCCAACTGGAGGTGTTCACGCCCAACGGCCTGCGCCCGCTGACGGACGTGGCCACGGTGGCGCGCAAGAATGGCCCCAGCCTCATCGAGCATGAGAACCGCGAGCGGCAGATTGCCGTGTACTCGCAGTTGGGCCGCGGCGCGGCGCTGGGTGACATCGCCCGGGAGCTGAAGGAGCGGGTGGCCGCCCAGCCGCTGCCGCCGGGCTACGCGCTCGTCTATGACGGCATGATGAAGAACATGGACGAGCAGAACGACGCCTTTGGCGCGGCGTTCGGCCTGGCCTTCGTCTTCATCTACATGGTGCTCGCCAGCCAGTTCGAGTCCTACAAGCACCCGCTCACCATCATGGCGTCGCTGCCGCTGGCCCTGGTGGGCGCGCTGCTGGGCCTGGTGGTGACGGGCTACCACCTGTCCATGGGCGCCATGATTGGCGTCATCCTGTTGATGGGCCTGGTGACGAAGAACGCGATTCTGCTCATCGACGGCGCGCTGCAGAACCTGCGCGAGGGTGACTCGGTGGACGAGGCGCTCTTGAAGGCGGGCCCGCGGCGGCTGCGGCCCATCCTGATGACGAGCGCGGCCATGGCCATCGCCATGGTGCCCACGGCGGTGGGGACGGGCACGGGCTCGGAGTTCCGCGCGCCCATGGCCATCGCCGTGATTGGTGGCGTCATCACCTCCACCTTCCTCACGCTGCTGGTGGTGCCGGTGGTGTTCGCGGGCATGGAGCGCCTGGGCTTCAAGCGCCGCCGTCCCCCGTCCGAAGGCACCCCCGCCGTGCCGCTGCCCGACGCGGAGCCGAAGCGCGGCCAGGCCGCCTGA